The following coding sequences lie in one Myxococcus xanthus genomic window:
- a CDS encoding lysophospholipid acyltransferase family protein, whose product MKQAGGWPLRAWLTAFRLLRRYHRYEVVNLEPLLRPGAKLIVGYHGRPLAVDLCMLTVTLHERLGYLPHGVAHGAFDSIPGMRAVADGLGFVTGDDPRLAEAVARGEHVLLQPGGTREGCRDFRHRYRVDWGERMGYLRLAVRYRLPIVPVGGCGMDDAYVGLNDGYALGRRVGMPARLPLWLGVGATGLWPLSLPFPVKMTQWVGEPLTRHLEPGFDAGNRDAMRAVHQEVADAVQRLLDKARDVDKGSRRKAVQ is encoded by the coding sequence ATGAAACAGGCAGGCGGCTGGCCCCTGAGGGCCTGGCTGACAGCGTTCCGGCTGCTGCGCCGGTATCACCGCTACGAGGTGGTGAACCTGGAGCCGCTGCTCCGCCCCGGCGCGAAGCTCATCGTCGGTTACCACGGGCGCCCCCTGGCCGTGGACCTGTGCATGCTGACGGTGACGCTCCACGAACGCCTGGGCTATCTGCCGCACGGCGTGGCGCACGGCGCGTTCGATTCGATTCCGGGCATGCGCGCGGTGGCGGACGGGCTGGGCTTCGTCACGGGGGATGACCCGCGGCTGGCCGAGGCGGTGGCGCGCGGCGAACACGTGTTGTTGCAGCCAGGAGGCACGCGTGAGGGCTGCCGTGACTTCCGCCACCGCTACCGCGTCGACTGGGGCGAGCGCATGGGCTACCTGCGCCTGGCAGTGCGCTACCGGCTGCCGATTGTCCCCGTGGGCGGCTGCGGCATGGACGACGCGTACGTGGGCCTCAACGACGGGTACGCGCTGGGCCGGCGGGTGGGCATGCCCGCGCGGCTGCCGCTGTGGCTGGGCGTGGGTGCCACGGGCCTGTGGCCCTTGTCGCTTCCCTTCCCCGTGAAGATGACGCAGTGGGTGGGCGAGCCGCTGACGCGCCACCTGGAGCCAGGCTTCGACGCGGGCAACCGGGACGCGATGCGCGCGGTGCATCAGGAAGTGGCGGACGCGGTGCAGCGGCTGCTCGACAAGGCTCGCGACGTGGACAAGGGCAGCAGACGGAAGGCAGTGCAATGA
- a CDS encoding 3-oxoacyl-ACP synthase III family protein, whose product MIPVRILGTASVLPGPAVTTAELCARVGRNAAEVARKTGILTRHFAPPGTKAADVAAQALRGALDAAGLEARALRRILCVTSMGGDVTTPATANRVAAALGLSGSCDAMDLSNACMGFLSAFDLAARSVATGLGPVGIVSVELLSRTTTPEEPRPYLVLGDAAAAAVMGAGRSGEGVLGVALGNDGTLPTDVVLENPTATGKLERMRFLTPSQEMTRVALDALVRAARAALDEAGVTLHDVEWVLTHQPNGSMLEAILQALEVSPERSVRVVDTVGSVGSASLGTSLDRLLRTRPVKPGHRILLVGVGAGVAHGAVLYQVGG is encoded by the coding sequence ATGATTCCCGTTCGCATCCTGGGCACAGCCAGTGTCCTTCCCGGCCCCGCCGTGACGACCGCGGAGCTGTGCGCGCGCGTGGGACGAAACGCCGCGGAGGTGGCACGGAAGACAGGCATCCTCACCCGCCACTTCGCACCACCGGGGACGAAGGCCGCGGACGTGGCGGCGCAGGCGCTGCGGGGCGCGCTGGACGCGGCGGGACTGGAGGCCCGAGCCCTGCGCCGAATCCTCTGCGTCACCTCCATGGGCGGCGACGTCACCACGCCCGCCACCGCCAACCGCGTGGCAGCGGCGCTGGGCCTGTCGGGAAGTTGCGACGCGATGGACCTGAGCAACGCCTGCATGGGCTTCCTGAGCGCCTTCGACCTGGCGGCGCGCTCGGTGGCCACGGGGCTGGGGCCGGTGGGCATCGTGTCCGTGGAGCTGCTGTCGCGCACCACCACGCCCGAGGAGCCCCGCCCCTACCTGGTGCTGGGCGACGCCGCCGCCGCCGCCGTGATGGGCGCGGGCCGTTCGGGAGAAGGCGTCCTGGGCGTGGCCCTGGGCAATGACGGCACGCTGCCCACGGACGTCGTGCTGGAGAACCCGACGGCCACCGGCAAGCTGGAGCGGATGCGCTTCCTGACGCCCAGCCAGGAGATGACCCGCGTCGCGCTGGACGCGCTGGTACGGGCGGCGCGCGCGGCGTTGGACGAGGCCGGCGTGACCCTTCACGACGTCGAGTGGGTGCTCACGCACCAGCCGAACGGCAGCATGTTGGAGGCCATCCTCCAGGCGCTGGAGGTGTCACCGGAACGGAGCGTGCGCGTGGTGGACACGGTGGGCAGCGTGGGCTCGGCCTCGCTGGGCACCAGCCTGGACCGGCTGCTGCGCACGCGTCCAGTGAAGCCAGGGCACCGCATCCTCCTGGTGGGCGTGGGCGCGGGCGTGGCCCACGGCGCGGTGCTGTACCAGGTGGGCGGATGA
- a CDS encoding patatin-like phospholipase family protein, with product MSHFPSRDDRRRQRLYALKRAPGLRHHGNTALLQLLGKGQDVSWARGEVLCREGEPPEGFSLLLEGELEVMRGDVLLMTLQPGTPLGLEALSSGSNAFTILAATDSEGLFFPKDAVASLLHAPTGMQEQPRPPAEVIAFESDVRGAPLSSLIELVAKVIHRDFGDRVLLLRSAPGGHDAPVTKGADGVLRATLPPAEAGGPGLLTPSVLQRLTAEHGLHYVLLDGCRVADIGMPGKTARLVTTLDARKASAPRVLPTVVVEPGRASRASELSGKSLHPQWLPPCPLRLSLDRMARVLVDDRPLDATVLSPAERDALSRWARALTHRRVGLALSGGGVWGFYHVHILRWLVSQGVPIDIVSGASMGSLVGAYFCGSALDGHDGLEGLRRLEERAMSRQLTLAATAAIVTTYSLERFVEQDLGRLCLEELAIRFLPVTTDLTSGDCVALEQGPVALAVRASGSAPGIWGPTVVPPARYVDGAFTSMVPAHVLLNAGADVIFSSNIFPFGVRHASPRRQSGLGRFLAGLNPVARALDLAASGVLLLHRSGDVESLLADVRYDIQSAEAPLLTAMEFTKARDILGRAAADASLAKRLEEMKQHWLQVKARGVRAHAHPGGQQAA from the coding sequence ATGTCTCACTTCCCGTCACGCGATGACCGGCGGCGCCAGCGGCTCTATGCGCTCAAACGTGCGCCCGGGCTCCGGCACCATGGCAACACCGCGCTGCTCCAACTGCTGGGCAAGGGCCAGGACGTGTCCTGGGCTCGCGGCGAGGTGCTGTGCCGGGAAGGCGAGCCCCCCGAGGGCTTCTCCCTCCTCCTGGAGGGCGAGTTGGAGGTCATGCGCGGTGACGTGCTCCTGATGACGCTCCAGCCCGGCACGCCCCTGGGACTGGAGGCGCTGTCGAGCGGTAGCAACGCCTTCACCATCCTGGCGGCGACGGACTCCGAGGGCCTCTTCTTTCCGAAGGACGCTGTCGCGAGCCTGCTGCACGCGCCCACCGGTATGCAGGAGCAGCCCCGTCCGCCAGCGGAGGTCATCGCCTTCGAGAGCGACGTGCGCGGCGCGCCCCTGTCCTCCCTCATCGAGCTGGTGGCGAAGGTCATCCACCGTGACTTTGGCGACCGCGTGCTGCTGCTCCGGAGCGCACCCGGCGGGCATGACGCGCCCGTCACGAAGGGGGCGGATGGCGTCCTGCGCGCCACGCTGCCTCCAGCGGAAGCTGGCGGTCCCGGTCTGCTGACCCCATCGGTGCTCCAACGGCTCACGGCCGAGCACGGCCTCCACTACGTCCTGCTCGACGGCTGCCGCGTGGCGGACATCGGGATGCCGGGGAAGACGGCGCGGCTGGTGACGACATTGGACGCGCGGAAGGCGTCGGCCCCTCGCGTGCTTCCCACCGTGGTGGTGGAGCCTGGCCGTGCGTCACGCGCATCGGAGTTGAGTGGCAAGTCCCTGCATCCCCAGTGGCTTCCGCCCTGCCCCTTGCGGTTGAGCCTGGACAGGATGGCGCGGGTGCTCGTGGATGACCGTCCGCTGGACGCCACGGTGCTGAGCCCCGCCGAGCGGGACGCACTCTCCCGCTGGGCCCGAGCCCTCACCCACCGTCGCGTGGGCCTGGCGCTCAGTGGCGGTGGCGTGTGGGGCTTCTACCATGTCCACATCCTGCGCTGGCTGGTGAGCCAGGGCGTGCCCATCGACATCGTCAGCGGCGCCAGCATGGGCTCGCTGGTGGGCGCGTACTTCTGCGGCAGCGCGCTGGATGGGCACGACGGTCTGGAAGGACTGCGACGGCTGGAGGAGCGGGCCATGAGCCGGCAGCTCACCCTGGCCGCCACGGCCGCCATCGTGACCACGTATTCGCTGGAACGCTTCGTGGAGCAGGACCTGGGCCGGCTCTGCCTGGAGGAACTGGCCATCCGCTTCCTGCCTGTCACGACGGACCTGACCAGCGGAGACTGCGTGGCGCTGGAGCAGGGGCCGGTGGCCCTGGCGGTGCGCGCCAGCGGCTCGGCGCCGGGTATCTGGGGCCCCACGGTGGTGCCTCCCGCGCGGTACGTGGACGGCGCCTTCACCAGCATGGTGCCCGCGCACGTGCTGTTGAACGCGGGCGCGGACGTCATCTTCTCCAGCAACATCTTCCCCTTCGGCGTCCGGCATGCGTCCCCGCGGCGGCAGTCCGGCCTGGGGCGCTTCCTGGCGGGACTCAATCCGGTGGCCCGCGCGCTGGACCTGGCTGCCAGTGGCGTGCTGCTATTGCACCGCAGTGGTGACGTGGAGAGCCTGCTCGCGGACGTCCGCTACGACATCCAATCCGCGGAGGCACCGCTGCTGACCGCCATGGAGTTCACCAAGGCCCGGGACATCCTCGGACGGGCGGCGGCGGATGCGTCGCTCGCGAAGCGGCTGGAGGAGATGAAGCAGCACTGGCTCCAGGTCAAAGCCCGGGGTGTCCGTGCCCACGCGCATCCAGGAGGACAGCAAGCCGCATGA
- a CDS encoding efflux RND transporter permease subunit, with product MFTDFFIRRPVFASVVSIIITLVGAISIPILPIEQYPDLSLPVVQVTATYIGASAETVESAVTTVLERQLNGVEGMRYISSTSSNTGVSTITVTFDPGRDLDIAAVDVQNRVATASAQLPAAVNALGVTITKAQTQLLMAFGLFDEENRYETGFLSNYADVFIRDALLRVTGVGDVRIFGERRFAMRLWLDPSELARRGLAATDVVNALRAQNVQIGAGQVGQPPAPPGQTYQFTVRVLGQLTSAEEFGNIVVQQGPDGSLVRLKDVGRAELGAENYGQLLRFNGREAVGLGIFQLPGSNALDVRDGIVAELKRLKGNFPPGMRYQRAFDTTAAVQASIEEVLVTLGEAIFLVVLVIFIFLHGWRSVLVVATTLPVSLVGTFLFVNAFGFSINTLTLFGLTLATGLVVDDAIIVIENVERTMEQDDVGPREATHRGMKQVAGALVAIALVLSAVFVPVSFFPGTTGIIYRQFALTLAFSISLSALVALTLSPALCAILLRPHEGQKWKVFRMFDRGLDAFRDAYGRMLAKLIGPLRWPVVIAFVVCLAGTILVYRLTPTGFIPGEDQGYLIIAVQGPEGTSLDYTRNVLLQAEDVLRQQPEVADIFTVGGFSLLGTGVNYGTLFVNLHPWDERKRPDQSVAGLVERLRHPLMAIGGARVLPFEPPAIRGVGSVGGFEFVLEDQQGGRTLAQLAQTTDMLVGAASQDPGLRGVFSSYTANTPLLDVQVDREKALAMGVPLDGVFSTLQVYLGSQYVNDFTFASRVYRVYVQAAVPFRNEPRDIDALYVRSAKGEMVPLESLVQVRPITSAQNIQHYNLYRSATINGQAAPGSSSGQALDTMEAVARKTLPVGYTFEWTGLSQEQKEAGRSVLLIFGLGVVFVFLVLSAQYESFALPLVILLGVPVAMLGALGLQNLRGLQNDVFCQVGLVMLVGLASKNAILIVEFAEQLRHEGRSVEDAAIHAAQTRLRPILMTSFAFLMGVVPLMLASGAGASARKSLGTTVFGGMLLSTFVNLIFIPVLYVVLEAARLRVRPPKPHAP from the coding sequence ATGTTCACCGACTTCTTCATCCGCCGTCCCGTCTTCGCCAGCGTGGTGTCCATCATCATCACCCTGGTGGGGGCCATCTCCATCCCCATCCTGCCCATCGAGCAATACCCTGACCTGTCGCTGCCCGTGGTGCAGGTGACGGCGACGTACATCGGCGCCTCCGCGGAGACCGTGGAGAGCGCCGTCACCACCGTGCTGGAGCGGCAGCTCAACGGCGTGGAGGGCATGCGTTACATCTCCTCCACCAGCAGCAACACGGGCGTGAGCACCATCACCGTCACCTTCGACCCGGGACGGGACTTGGACATCGCCGCGGTGGACGTCCAGAACCGCGTGGCCACCGCGTCCGCGCAGCTCCCGGCCGCCGTCAACGCGCTGGGCGTCACCATCACCAAGGCCCAGACGCAGCTGCTCATGGCCTTCGGCCTGTTCGACGAGGAGAACCGTTACGAGACGGGCTTCCTCAGCAACTACGCGGATGTCTTCATCCGGGACGCGCTGCTGCGCGTGACGGGCGTGGGCGACGTGCGGATATTCGGCGAGCGGCGCTTCGCCATGCGGCTGTGGCTGGACCCCTCTGAGCTGGCACGGCGTGGGCTCGCCGCCACGGACGTGGTGAACGCCCTGCGCGCGCAGAACGTTCAAATCGGCGCGGGACAGGTAGGACAGCCGCCAGCGCCGCCGGGCCAGACGTACCAGTTCACGGTGCGCGTGCTGGGGCAGCTCACGTCCGCGGAGGAGTTCGGCAACATCGTGGTGCAGCAGGGGCCGGACGGCTCGCTGGTGCGGCTGAAGGACGTGGGCCGCGCGGAGCTGGGCGCGGAGAACTACGGACAGCTCTTGCGCTTCAACGGCCGCGAGGCCGTGGGCCTGGGCATCTTCCAACTCCCCGGCTCCAACGCGCTGGACGTGCGCGACGGCATCGTCGCCGAGCTGAAGCGGCTGAAGGGCAACTTCCCGCCGGGCATGCGCTACCAGCGCGCCTTCGACACCACGGCGGCGGTGCAGGCATCCATCGAGGAGGTGCTGGTGACGCTGGGTGAGGCCATCTTCCTGGTGGTGCTGGTCATCTTCATCTTCCTGCACGGCTGGCGCAGCGTGCTGGTGGTGGCCACCACGCTACCCGTGTCGCTGGTGGGTACCTTCCTCTTCGTCAACGCGTTCGGCTTCTCCATCAACACGCTGACGCTCTTCGGCCTCACGCTGGCCACGGGCCTGGTGGTGGATGACGCCATCATCGTCATCGAGAACGTCGAGCGCACCATGGAGCAGGACGACGTGGGCCCTCGCGAGGCCACCCACCGGGGAATGAAGCAGGTCGCCGGCGCGCTGGTGGCCATTGCCCTGGTGCTGTCCGCGGTGTTCGTGCCGGTGTCCTTCTTCCCCGGCACCACCGGCATCATCTACCGGCAGTTCGCCCTCACCCTGGCCTTCTCCATCAGCCTGTCCGCGCTGGTGGCGCTCACCCTGTCCCCCGCGCTGTGCGCCATCCTGCTGCGGCCCCACGAAGGCCAGAAGTGGAAGGTCTTCCGCATGTTCGACCGGGGGCTCGACGCGTTCCGAGACGCCTACGGCCGGATGTTGGCGAAGCTCATCGGACCGCTGCGCTGGCCGGTGGTCATCGCCTTCGTCGTGTGTCTGGCCGGCACCATCCTGGTGTACCGCCTCACGCCCACGGGCTTCATCCCGGGCGAGGACCAGGGCTACCTCATCATCGCCGTGCAGGGACCGGAGGGCACGTCGCTGGACTACACGCGCAATGTGCTGCTCCAGGCGGAGGACGTGCTGCGCCAGCAGCCGGAGGTCGCGGACATCTTCACCGTGGGCGGCTTCTCGCTGCTGGGCACGGGCGTCAACTACGGCACCCTCTTCGTCAACCTGCACCCGTGGGACGAGCGCAAGCGGCCGGACCAGAGCGTGGCGGGACTGGTGGAGCGCCTGCGACACCCGCTGATGGCCATTGGCGGCGCGCGCGTGTTGCCCTTCGAGCCCCCCGCCATCCGCGGCGTGGGCAGCGTGGGCGGCTTCGAGTTCGTGCTGGAGGACCAGCAAGGCGGTCGAACGCTCGCTCAGCTCGCGCAGACGACGGACATGCTGGTGGGCGCGGCCAGCCAGGACCCGGGCCTCCGCGGCGTCTTCTCTTCCTACACCGCCAACACGCCACTCCTGGACGTGCAGGTGGACCGGGAGAAGGCCCTGGCAATGGGCGTCCCGCTGGATGGCGTCTTCTCCACGCTGCAAGTCTACCTGGGCAGCCAGTACGTGAATGACTTCACCTTCGCCAGCCGCGTGTACCGCGTGTACGTGCAGGCCGCCGTCCCGTTCCGCAACGAGCCGCGCGACATCGACGCGCTCTACGTCCGCTCCGCGAAGGGAGAGATGGTGCCGCTGGAGTCACTGGTGCAGGTGCGGCCCATCACCAGCGCGCAGAACATCCAGCACTACAACCTGTACCGCTCGGCGACCATCAACGGGCAGGCCGCGCCGGGCTCCAGCTCCGGGCAGGCCCTGGACACGATGGAGGCGGTGGCGCGCAAGACGTTGCCCGTGGGCTACACCTTCGAATGGACGGGTTTGTCCCAGGAGCAGAAGGAGGCGGGCCGCAGCGTGCTGCTCATCTTCGGGCTGGGCGTCGTCTTCGTCTTCCTGGTGCTGTCCGCGCAGTACGAGAGCTTCGCCCTGCCCCTGGTCATCCTCCTGGGCGTCCCCGTGGCCATGCTGGGCGCGCTGGGGCTGCAGAATTTGCGCGGCCTCCAGAACGACGTGTTCTGCCAGGTCGGGCTCGTCATGCTGGTGGGTCTGGCCAGCAAGAACGCCATCCTCATCGTCGAGTTCGCCGAGCAGCTCCGCCACGAAGGCCGGAGCGTCGAGGACGCCGCCATCCACGCCGCCCAGACGCGCCTGCGGCCCATCCTGATGACGTCCTTCGCGTTCCTCATGGGCGTGGTGCCGCTGATGCTGGCCTCGGGGGCGGGGGCCTCCGCGCGCAAGTCCCTGGGCACCACCGTGTTCGGCGGCATGCTGCTGTCCACCTTCGTGAACCTCATCTTCATCCCCGTGCTGTACGTGGTGCTGGAGGCCGCCAGGCTCCGCGTCCGCCCACCGAAGCCCCACGCACCCTGA
- a CDS encoding efflux RND transporter periplasmic adaptor subunit, with protein MRLVRTWSTGLAVLLLAGCRSQGDPGPQGGQAATNQPMPVEVERLAPAEVRESNEYLGALISRSSITVYPQVAGYVKSIPLKPGARVEQGEVLLVVDPRRESAGLRATQAQQAAAMAQREYAQQTRKRSAQLLKEGLQSRQDHDQAVAQAVQAEASARAIEAQVQAQEVQLGFYEVSAPFAGIVGDYPVNVGDFVTQQTALTTLDQSNTLELSVQIPVERAGTVRVGTTPVEVLDPEGRLVVSAPVFFVAPTPNATTQLVEIRGAFENTVGLRAGQFVRARVVYATREALRVPTSAVTRISSQSFVFVVRDSDAGTVAQRAPVSLGLVSGNDYEVTGGLDAGTPVVLSGIQMLRDGQPIQPKAPSRKPPPGVGGSGTDGGTPPEQ; from the coding sequence ATGCGATTGGTGAGGACGTGGAGCACGGGGCTCGCCGTTCTGCTCCTCGCGGGCTGCCGCTCGCAGGGAGACCCGGGGCCGCAGGGAGGCCAAGCGGCCACGAACCAGCCCATGCCGGTGGAGGTGGAGCGCCTGGCCCCCGCCGAGGTGCGCGAGTCCAACGAGTACCTGGGCGCGCTCATCTCCCGCAGCAGCATCACCGTCTATCCGCAGGTCGCTGGCTACGTGAAGTCGATTCCGCTCAAGCCGGGAGCACGCGTCGAACAGGGGGAAGTGCTGCTCGTGGTGGACCCCCGGCGAGAAAGCGCGGGCCTGCGCGCCACCCAGGCGCAGCAAGCCGCCGCCATGGCGCAGCGAGAGTACGCCCAACAGACGCGCAAGCGCAGTGCGCAACTGCTGAAGGAGGGACTCCAGAGCCGCCAGGACCATGACCAGGCGGTGGCGCAGGCAGTGCAAGCCGAGGCCAGCGCGCGTGCCATCGAAGCCCAGGTGCAGGCCCAGGAGGTCCAGCTCGGATTCTACGAAGTGAGCGCGCCCTTCGCCGGCATCGTGGGCGACTACCCGGTGAACGTGGGCGACTTCGTGACGCAGCAGACGGCCCTCACCACACTGGACCAGAGCAACACGCTGGAGCTGTCCGTCCAGATTCCCGTCGAGCGGGCAGGCACCGTCCGGGTGGGCACCACGCCCGTGGAGGTGTTGGACCCGGAGGGCCGGCTCGTGGTGTCCGCGCCGGTGTTCTTCGTGGCGCCCACGCCCAACGCCACCACGCAGTTGGTGGAGATACGCGGCGCCTTCGAGAACACCGTGGGCCTGCGCGCGGGACAGTTCGTACGCGCCCGGGTCGTCTATGCCACGCGGGAAGCCTTGCGCGTCCCGACCTCCGCCGTCACCCGCATCAGCAGCCAGTCCTTCGTCTTCGTGGTTCGGGACTCGGACGCTGGCACCGTGGCGCAGCGGGCGCCGGTGAGCCTGGGACTCGTCTCCGGCAATGACTACGAGGTGACGGGCGGACTGGACGCGGGCACGCCCGTGGTGCTCAGCGGCATCCAGATGCTCCGCGATGGCCAGCCCATCCAACCCAAGGCCCCCTCGCGCAAGCCACCTCCTGGCGTAGGCGGCAGCGGGACCGACGGCGGCACCCCGCCGGAACAGTGA
- a CDS encoding TolC family protein — MNALLLAALLSHAPSFLLAQAGPGTDAGVEPPAARAPALSSETPEPPRFPVSDPLLKPIPPADMQVATWDEALQLLRQRSTRLYTALAQVEAAAGVQRIALAALLPTLTGTVSVQYNVLNPDATPLLGGGGGGGGVGGGIGGDVGGAQSPGLTRPPFLGLLNATQPLFNLPSIIALGTAREARRTANLSLAETRRQLTSALAQSLVLVAAQERMAEVNRVNLRTALERLALTERRFELGAGTRLDVVRVQQDTETARNLVVLGDETLRKARETLGLVLGIPRGVGLVRGVQLETLLQHSRRDCQQLESLDRRADIAVARSRRTLAERQVSEVKARYAPTLALTSTTLALTVEEGFVTVPVWNIGASLVLPFWDGGAREGQLRQTRAGVEVAKQGLVELERTASVEVLQARRAVEVADAAARIAGRGRALAEENDRLTRRSFEVGTGTSLELIQTASDLRQAELLLVVREFELEQARVAAFLTEAACDW; from the coding sequence ATGAATGCCCTGCTGCTCGCAGCCCTCCTGTCCCACGCCCCCAGCTTCCTGCTGGCCCAGGCGGGCCCCGGCACCGATGCGGGCGTGGAGCCACCCGCGGCCCGCGCTCCCGCCCTCTCCTCGGAGACACCCGAGCCACCGCGGTTCCCGGTGTCCGACCCACTGCTGAAACCCATTCCCCCGGCCGACATGCAAGTGGCGACCTGGGACGAGGCGCTGCAACTGCTGCGTCAACGCTCCACCCGCCTGTACACCGCGCTCGCCCAGGTGGAGGCCGCGGCGGGCGTGCAGCGAATCGCCCTGGCCGCGTTGCTGCCCACGCTCACCGGCACCGTCTCCGTCCAGTACAACGTGCTCAATCCCGACGCGACGCCGCTCCTGGGGGGTGGCGGCGGTGGCGGCGGAGTGGGTGGCGGAATCGGCGGCGACGTCGGCGGCGCCCAGTCACCGGGCCTCACCCGCCCGCCTTTCCTGGGACTGCTGAACGCCACCCAGCCCCTGTTCAACCTCCCGTCCATCATCGCGCTGGGCACCGCGCGCGAGGCCCGGCGCACCGCCAACCTGTCGCTGGCGGAGACGCGGCGCCAGCTCACCAGCGCGCTGGCCCAGTCACTGGTGCTCGTCGCCGCGCAGGAGCGGATGGCCGAGGTCAACCGCGTCAACCTCCGCACCGCGCTGGAGCGGCTGGCCCTCACGGAGCGTCGCTTCGAGCTGGGCGCGGGCACGCGGCTGGACGTGGTGCGCGTGCAGCAGGACACGGAGACGGCGCGCAACCTCGTCGTCCTGGGTGACGAGACCCTGCGCAAGGCCCGTGAGACGCTGGGGCTCGTGCTGGGCATTCCTCGAGGCGTGGGCCTGGTCCGGGGCGTCCAGTTGGAGACCCTGCTCCAGCACTCGCGGCGGGACTGCCAGCAACTGGAGTCGCTCGACCGGCGCGCGGACATCGCGGTGGCGCGCTCGCGGCGCACGCTGGCCGAACGGCAGGTGTCAGAAGTGAAGGCGCGTTATGCCCCGACGCTCGCGCTGACCAGCACCACCCTGGCCCTCACCGTGGAAGAGGGCTTCGTGACGGTGCCAGTGTGGAACATCGGCGCCAGCCTGGTGCTGCCCTTCTGGGATGGCGGCGCGCGTGAGGGCCAACTGCGGCAGACCCGCGCGGGCGTGGAGGTGGCGAAGCAGGGGCTGGTGGAGCTGGAGCGCACGGCCTCGGTGGAGGTGCTTCAGGCACGGCGCGCCGTGGAGGTCGCGGACGCGGCCGCGCGCATCGCGGGCCGGGGACGCGCCCTGGCCGAGGAGAACGACCGGCTCACCCGGCGCAGCTTCGAGGTGGGAACGGGAACCAGCCTGGAGCTCATCCAGACGGCGTCGGACCTCCGCCAGGCGGAGCTGCTGCTGGTGGTGCGCGAGTTCGAGCTAGAGCAGGCACGGGTCGCCGCGTTTCTCACGGAGGCGGCATGCGATTGGTGA
- a CDS encoding AAA family ATPase → MLKLQWLQVHQFRSVKPGTRLLFSPSLNVLLGENGTGKSTLLDLAAAVVSSDFTPLRHEAFDLEYALAADTGRITVRVRNVPSGAEGTSGLSMDITVAPRDMAWPLVIHREGQQLRVSREDDTTDVVHERIAPEVGGRLWLVLMTGGIAWVEKTGEGTASVEPMLAMAREVSAQADLHRFDEGLAHFDQLWRAELRLSRRTEGVLATGTGVASEDLLDGLRKVAAAQWGASRYVLSSENVPFLRDAARLLGFASAEALLSPLETQPQGKYETLSLGNLDLCFVTAAGQRLSARQLGYGQKRLVAFLHYLAHARAVVIADEVAHAFHPRQVRAILEQLEPRQALLTSQSPELLDSLTFDSPEQVRSTFVRCRREEDTGRLVWENLSPEAAGDFFTAWRAEPRRVGELLQAKGLW, encoded by the coding sequence ATGCTCAAGCTCCAGTGGCTCCAGGTTCACCAGTTCCGCTCCGTGAAGCCCGGGACGCGGTTGCTCTTCAGCCCGTCCCTCAACGTGCTGCTCGGAGAGAACGGCACCGGAAAGTCCACGCTGCTGGACCTCGCCGCCGCCGTGGTCAGCTCGGACTTCACGCCGCTGCGGCATGAGGCCTTCGACCTCGAATATGCACTGGCCGCGGACACCGGCCGCATCACCGTGCGCGTGCGCAACGTGCCCTCGGGCGCGGAAGGCACGAGCGGCCTGTCCATGGACATCACCGTGGCCCCGCGCGACATGGCCTGGCCGCTGGTCATCCACCGCGAGGGCCAGCAGCTCCGCGTCTCTCGCGAGGACGACACCACCGACGTCGTGCATGAGCGCATTGCCCCCGAAGTCGGTGGCCGGCTCTGGCTCGTCTTGATGACGGGCGGCATCGCCTGGGTGGAGAAGACGGGCGAGGGCACCGCTTCCGTCGAGCCGATGCTCGCCATGGCGCGCGAGGTCTCCGCGCAGGCCGACCTCCACCGCTTCGACGAGGGGCTCGCCCACTTCGACCAGCTCTGGCGCGCCGAGCTGCGGCTCTCCCGTCGAACGGAGGGCGTGCTCGCCACGGGCACGGGCGTGGCCTCGGAGGACCTGCTCGACGGCCTGCGCAAGGTCGCCGCCGCGCAGTGGGGCGCCTCCCGCTACGTGCTGTCGTCGGAGAACGTCCCCTTCCTCCGTGACGCCGCCCGGCTCCTCGGCTTCGCGTCCGCGGAGGCGCTCCTGTCCCCGCTGGAGACCCAACCCCAGGGCAAATACGAAACGCTGTCCCTGGGAAACCTGGACCTCTGCTTCGTCACCGCCGCCGGCCAGCGCCTCTCCGCCCGTCAGCTCGGCTACGGACAGAAGCGCCTGGTGGCCTTCCTCCACTACCTGGCCCACGCCCGCGCCGTCGTCATCGCGGATGAGGTCGCGCACGCCTTCCACCCCCGGCAGGTCCGCGCCATCCTCGAACAGCTCGAACCCCGGCAGGCCCTGCTCACCAGCCAGAGCCCGGAGCTGCTCGACAGCCTCACCTTCGACTCGCCCGAGCAGGTGCGCTCCACCTTCGTGCGCTGCCGCCGCGAGGAGGACACCGGCCGCCTTGTCTGGGAGAACCTGTCCCCTGAAGCCGCTGGGGACTTCTTCACCGCCTGGCGCGCCGAGCCCCGCCGCGTGGGCGAGCTGCTTCAAGCCAAGGGGCTCTGGTAG